GGGTGTGGAGCTTCGCTGCCCTGCCGACGGGCGGCAGGTTGGCCAGCGTCGACGCCGACACGTGGACGTCGTAGCCGACCCCCCCGACATCCAGTACGAGGCGTCCGCCGAGCTTCTCGGCCACCTCGCCTCGGAGGAACCCGATCACATCGGGACCCCCTGCACAGCGTCAGCTCCCCTCGTCACGTGGCCAACCTTTCCATGCGCCGCAGACGCGACTGCGCGAGGTGACACAGCGCGACGGCGACCGCATCGGCGGCGTCCGGTTCGTCCGGAACGTCGTCGAGCCCGTGCACCCTCCTCAGCGCTTCGCGAACGCGCGTCTTGTCGGCGTTCCCCTGCCCCGTGACGGCCATCTTCACCTCGAGAGGCCCGTACTCCTCCACCGGGATCCCCGCCTGCGACGCGGCGAGCAACACGACGCCGGTCGCGCGCGCGACCCCGAGCGCACTCACCTGGTTCTTGTTCCATGCCAGCCGTTCCACGGCGACCGCGCCGGGCCGATGGACGGC
This region of Actinomycetota bacterium genomic DNA includes:
- a CDS encoding crossover junction endodeoxyribonuclease RuvC, translated to MLEPLRVVLDTEQVFDSIVLGVDPGVSAMGLATVRRRDRGWELLACLTVRTPAKLAEAHRLRLIHEAVVGAIAVHRPGAVAVERLAWNKNQVSALGVARATGVVLLAASQAGIPVEEYGPLEVKMAVTGQGNADKTRVREALRRVHGLDDVPDEPDAADAVAVALCHLAQSRLRRMERLAT